One stretch of Variovorax sp. TBS-050B DNA includes these proteins:
- a CDS encoding cysteine hydrolase family protein, producing MKTAVLVIDMQRGLCDDPPRPHEADEVIRRINALTARARLAGVPVAFVQHENDVDLEFDSERWQLAGALEVDATDARIRKTTPDAFLRTPLEAWLSTHGVKRVVICGYASEFCVDTTARRAAALGHHVVLAADAHTSHDKPHATGAFIRAHHNATLAGITSFGVPIRAIESAQIALGG from the coding sequence ATGAAAACTGCCGTCCTCGTCATCGACATGCAGCGCGGCCTCTGCGACGACCCGCCGCGTCCGCACGAGGCCGACGAAGTGATCCGCCGCATCAATGCGCTCACCGCGCGCGCCCGACTCGCGGGCGTGCCCGTGGCCTTCGTCCAGCACGAGAACGACGTCGACCTCGAATTCGATTCCGAACGCTGGCAGCTCGCCGGTGCGCTCGAGGTCGATGCGACCGATGCGCGCATCCGCAAGACCACGCCCGACGCCTTCCTGCGCACGCCGCTCGAAGCCTGGCTCTCGACGCACGGCGTGAAGCGGGTGGTGATCTGCGGCTACGCGTCGGAGTTCTGCGTCGACACCACCGCACGGCGCGCCGCCGCGCTGGGCCATCACGTGGTGCTCGCGGCCGATGCCCACACCTCGCACGACAAGCCGCATGCCACGGGCGCCTTCATCCGCGCTCACCACAACGCGACGCTCGCGGGCATCACGAGCTTCGGCGTGCCGATCCGCGCGATCGAGAGCGCGCAGATCGCGCTCGGCGGCTGA
- a CDS encoding metallophosphoesterase family protein yields the protein MRIAIVSDIHGNLAALEAVVEDIGRRGVDAVVNLGDSLSGPLKPLETARFLMAQDWTHLAGNHERQLLAEPSGGRGASDAFAHARLGPAEFAWMASLRPRLRWSDEVLLCHGTPDSDLHYFLETVEPSRLRPATMPEIDARLGPVDAQLVACGHTHVPRVVRASGGQLIVNPGSVGLQAYDDIHPHPHVVETGSPDARYAVVERRAAGWTAMLVSVPYDHAGMAALAMANGRPDWAAALATGRLC from the coding sequence ATGCGCATTGCCATCGTCTCCGACATCCACGGAAACCTCGCCGCCCTCGAAGCCGTGGTCGAGGACATCGGGCGCCGCGGCGTGGACGCGGTCGTCAACCTGGGCGACAGCCTCTCGGGCCCGCTGAAGCCGCTGGAAACGGCGCGTTTCCTGATGGCGCAGGACTGGACCCATCTCGCGGGCAACCACGAGCGCCAGCTGCTCGCCGAGCCCAGCGGCGGGCGCGGTGCCTCCGATGCGTTCGCCCATGCGCGGCTCGGGCCGGCGGAGTTCGCGTGGATGGCCTCGCTGCGCCCCCGCCTCCGCTGGAGCGACGAGGTCCTGCTCTGCCACGGCACGCCGGACAGCGACCTCCACTACTTCCTCGAAACGGTCGAGCCCTCGCGGCTGCGGCCGGCCACGATGCCCGAGATCGATGCGCGGCTCGGCCCGGTCGATGCGCAGCTCGTCGCATGCGGGCACACGCACGTGCCCCGGGTCGTGCGTGCCTCGGGCGGGCAGCTGATCGTCAACCCGGGCAGCGTGGGACTGCAGGCCTACGACGACATCCACCCGCATCCGCACGTCGTCGAGACGGGTTCGCCCGATGCGCGCTATGCCGTCGTCGAACGCCGGGCCGCGGGCTGGACCGCGATGCTGGTTTCGGTGCCCTACGACCACGCCGGCATGGCGGCGCTCGCCATGGCGAACGGCCGGCCCGACTGGGCGGCCGCCCTCGCCACCGGCCGCCTTTGCTGA
- a CDS encoding amino acid ABC transporter permease, whose product MNYQFQFDAVFAAWPLLLKGTWITVQLSLSATLLGLVVAIFCAWGKTSGPGWLRFIINAYIEVIRNTPFLVQLFFFFFALPAIGLRWSPQTAALVAMVVNLGAYATEIIRAGIESIPKGQIEAGRAINLKPWEIFRFVIIKPALKAIYPALTSQFILLMLSSAVVSVISADDLTSVAANLQSQTFRSFEIYIVVAAIYLALALAFSALFKLIYKRTLNYPDRR is encoded by the coding sequence ATGAATTACCAATTCCAATTCGACGCCGTCTTCGCCGCCTGGCCGTTGCTGCTCAAGGGCACCTGGATCACGGTCCAGCTCTCGCTCTCGGCCACGCTGCTGGGCCTGGTGGTTGCCATCTTCTGCGCCTGGGGCAAGACCTCGGGGCCGGGCTGGCTGCGCTTCATCATCAATGCCTACATCGAGGTGATCCGCAACACGCCCTTCCTGGTGCAGCTGTTCTTCTTCTTTTTCGCGCTGCCGGCCATCGGCCTGCGCTGGTCGCCGCAGACGGCCGCGCTGGTGGCCATGGTGGTGAACCTCGGCGCCTACGCGACGGAGATCATCCGCGCGGGCATCGAGTCCATTCCCAAAGGGCAGATCGAGGCGGGCAGGGCGATCAACCTCAAGCCCTGGGAGATCTTCCGCTTCGTGATCATCAAGCCCGCGCTCAAGGCCATCTACCCGGCGCTCACGAGCCAGTTCATCCTGCTGATGCTGAGCTCGGCCGTGGTCTCGGTGATCTCGGCCGACGACCTGACCTCGGTGGCCGCGAACCTGCAGTCGCAGACCTTCCGCAGCTTCGAGATCTACATCGTCGTGGCCGCCATCTACCTCGCGCTCGCACTGGCGTTCTCGGCGCTGTTCAAGCTGATCTACAAGCGCACGCTCAACTACCCGGACCGCAGGTAA
- a CDS encoding amino acid ABC transporter permease, which yields MRTFGFPEFLFILEAAKWTLALSAIAFVGGAILGLAIALMRTSESGWARGISTVFIQIFQGTPLLLQLFLVFFGAPVLGLDINPWVAAGVALVLNSGAFLGEIWRGCIEAIPRGQWEAAEALNLRWRDRMRDVVLPQAFKIALAPTVGYLVQIIKGTSLAAIIGFVEVTRAGQIVNNATFQPLIVFSVVAAIYFVICWPLSLLAGRMERKRARALAR from the coding sequence ATGCGTACCTTCGGCTTTCCCGAATTCCTTTTCATCCTCGAAGCGGCCAAGTGGACGCTGGCGCTGTCGGCCATTGCCTTCGTCGGCGGTGCCATCCTCGGGCTCGCGATCGCGCTGATGCGCACCTCCGAGTCGGGGTGGGCGCGCGGCATCTCGACGGTGTTCATCCAGATCTTCCAGGGCACGCCGCTGCTGCTGCAGTTGTTCCTGGTGTTCTTCGGCGCGCCGGTGCTCGGGCTCGACATCAACCCGTGGGTCGCCGCGGGCGTGGCGCTGGTGCTCAACAGCGGCGCCTTCCTCGGCGAGATCTGGCGCGGCTGCATCGAGGCCATTCCGCGCGGCCAGTGGGAGGCGGCCGAGGCGCTGAACCTGCGCTGGCGCGACCGCATGCGCGACGTGGTGCTGCCCCAGGCCTTCAAGATCGCGCTCGCGCCCACGGTGGGCTACCTGGTGCAGATCATCAAGGGCACCTCGCTCGCCGCCATCATCGGCTTCGTCGAGGTCACGCGCGCCGGCCAGATCGTCAACAACGCGACCTTCCAGCCGCTCATCGTGTTCTCGGTCGTCGCGGCGATCTACTTCGTGATCTGCTGGCCGCTGTCGCTGCTCGCCGGGCGCATGGAGCGCAAGCGCGCTCGTGCGTTAGCACGCTGA
- a CDS encoding transporter substrate-binding domain-containing protein has protein sequence MTRTTTRRAALAALGLGAALTVFAPFASAQSVADIKKKGEITIGMLVDFPPYGTTNAQNQPDGYDADVAKLLAKDWGVKANIVPVTGPNRIPFLLTNKVDLLVASLAITPERAKQVTFSQPYAAATIVLYGATKTPIKSPADLKGLRVGVARASTQDVTVTQSAPEGTEIRRFDDDASAMQALISGQVDAIGCSVTVAAQIAKRVPANTFENKFTLKQQNMGIAMRPGQDELTKAVNEFVQKNTANGELNKLYQKWLQADLPKMQ, from the coding sequence ATGACCCGTACCACCACCCGCCGCGCCGCGCTCGCAGCCCTCGGCCTCGGCGCCGCGCTGACCGTGTTCGCACCCTTCGCTTCGGCCCAGTCGGTTGCCGACATCAAGAAGAAGGGCGAGATCACGATCGGCATGCTGGTCGACTTCCCGCCCTACGGCACCACCAATGCGCAGAACCAGCCCGACGGCTACGACGCCGACGTGGCCAAGCTGCTCGCCAAGGACTGGGGCGTCAAGGCCAACATCGTGCCCGTGACCGGCCCGAACCGCATTCCCTTCCTGCTGACCAACAAGGTCGACCTGCTCGTGGCCTCGCTCGCGATCACGCCCGAGCGCGCGAAGCAGGTCACGTTCTCGCAGCCCTATGCGGCCGCGACCATCGTGCTCTACGGCGCGACCAAGACGCCGATCAAGTCGCCCGCCGACCTCAAGGGCCTGCGCGTCGGCGTCGCCCGTGCGTCCACGCAGGACGTGACGGTGACCCAGTCGGCACCCGAAGGCACCGAGATCCGCCGCTTCGACGACGACGCCTCGGCCATGCAGGCGCTGATCTCGGGCCAGGTCGATGCGATCGGCTGCTCGGTGACCGTGGCGGCGCAGATCGCCAAGCGCGTGCCCGCCAACACCTTCGAGAACAAGTTCACCCTGAAGCAGCAGAACATGGGCATCGCCATGCGCCCCGGCCAGGACGAACTGACCAAGGCCGTGAACGAGTTCGTGCAGAAGAACACCGCCAACGGCGAGCTCAACAAGCTCTACCAGAAGTGGCTACAGGCCGACCTGCCCAAGATGCAGTAA
- a CDS encoding amino acid ABC transporter ATP-binding protein — MTDPIIRMEAVNKWYGEFQVLTGIDLSVRAGERIVICGPSGSGKSTLIRCINRLETVQKGRIVVDGIELTAGGKNVDAVRAEVGMVFQQFNLFPHLTILENCTLAPMRSRGMSRAEAEEVAMKYLTRVRIPEQASKYPSQLSGGQQQRVAIARALCMAPKIMLFDEPTSALDPEMVKEVLDTMIGLAEDGMTMLCVTHEMGFARSVADRVIFMADGRIVEQAPPEQFFGHPQHEKTRQFLGQILSSHQAQH; from the coding sequence ATGACCGACCCCATCATCCGCATGGAAGCCGTCAACAAGTGGTACGGCGAATTCCAGGTGCTGACCGGCATCGACCTGAGCGTGCGCGCGGGCGAGCGCATCGTGATCTGCGGGCCTTCGGGTTCGGGCAAGTCGACGCTGATCCGCTGCATCAACCGCCTCGAGACGGTGCAGAAGGGCCGCATCGTGGTCGACGGCATCGAGCTGACCGCGGGCGGGAAGAACGTCGACGCGGTGCGCGCCGAGGTCGGCATGGTGTTCCAGCAGTTCAACCTGTTTCCGCACCTCACCATCCTCGAGAACTGCACGCTGGCGCCGATGCGCTCGCGCGGCATGAGCCGCGCCGAGGCCGAGGAGGTCGCGATGAAGTACCTCACGCGCGTGCGCATTCCCGAGCAGGCAAGCAAGTACCCCAGCCAGCTCTCGGGCGGCCAGCAGCAGCGCGTGGCGATCGCGCGGGCGCTGTGCATGGCGCCCAAGATCATGCTGTTCGACGAGCCCACCTCCGCGCTCGACCCCGAGATGGTCAAGGAAGTGCTCGACACCATGATCGGCCTCGCCGAGGACGGCATGACCATGCTCTGCGTGACGCACGAGATGGGCTTCGCGCGCAGCGTGGCCGACCGCGTGATCTTCATGGCCGACGGCCGCATCGTCGAGCAGGCGCCGCCCGAACAGTTCTTCGGCCATCCGCAGCACGAGAAGACGCGCCAGTTCCTCGGCCAGATCCTCAGTTCCCATCAAGCGCAGCACTGA
- a CDS encoding TIM barrel protein, with amino-acid sequence MPFEVLISLSSFGAAEVGRHGQLWCSQLARAAGADSVEVRGEMLRDAEAELPALAGLASVFSSPEGLWADDGALDADALLRGVACATRLGAKRLKMAIGGFGAASHGSLRELGMLLAEAEVELLIENDQTPRAGTLAALQAFFAAADGAGLDLGMTFDMGNWHWLGECPLQAAQALGHRVRYVHCKGAQRLAHKWVAVPMGESAAPWRAVLRALPADVPHAIEYPLVGDDLAAVTRTQIDFIRAARTLETS; translated from the coding sequence ATGCCGTTCGAGGTCCTGATTTCCCTCTCGTCCTTCGGGGCCGCCGAGGTGGGCCGGCACGGCCAGCTGTGGTGCTCGCAGCTGGCGCGCGCGGCGGGTGCCGATTCGGTCGAGGTGCGCGGCGAGATGCTGCGCGATGCCGAGGCCGAGCTGCCCGCGCTCGCGGGGCTCGCTTCGGTGTTCTCGAGTCCTGAAGGCCTCTGGGCCGATGACGGCGCACTCGACGCCGATGCGCTGCTGCGCGGCGTCGCATGCGCCACGCGCCTGGGCGCGAAGCGGCTCAAGATGGCGATCGGCGGCTTTGGCGCTGCGTCGCACGGCTCGCTGCGCGAGCTCGGCATGCTGCTCGCCGAAGCCGAGGTCGAACTGCTGATCGAGAACGACCAGACGCCGCGCGCCGGCACGCTGGCCGCGCTGCAGGCCTTCTTCGCGGCGGCCGACGGCGCCGGCCTCGATCTGGGCATGACCTTCGACATGGGCAACTGGCACTGGCTCGGCGAGTGCCCGCTGCAGGCGGCGCAGGCGCTCGGCCACCGCGTGCGCTACGTGCATTGCAAGGGCGCGCAGCGCCTCGCGCACAAGTGGGTGGCGGTGCCGATGGGCGAATCCGCCGCACCCTGGCGCGCGGTGCTGCGCGCGCTGCCGGCCGACGTGCCGCATGCCATCGAATACCCGCTCGTCGGCGATGACCTGGCGGCCGTCACGCGCACGCAGATCGACTTCATCCGCGCCGCACGGACCCTGGAGACTTCATGA
- a CDS encoding sugar kinase has translation MTEPTAFDVALFGEAMLLLVADRPGPIENAQAFHKRTAGAETNVAIGLSRLGLKVGWASRLGTDSMGRALLATMQAEGIDCSHVICDPTQRTGFQFKGRVTDGSDPPVEYHRKGSAASHMGPADIDEPWLRSARHLHATGVFAAISETSLQAALKSMEIMRAAGRTISFDTNLRPTLWSSTETMRHWINELAARADWVLPGIEEGLLLTGHGEPEGVARFYRERGAKLVVVKLGADGAYYDSDVAGTGRVEGFPVKEVIDTVGAGDGFAAGVVSALLEGRSVPEAVRRGAWIGARAVQVLGDTEGLPTRAELEEAGL, from the coding sequence ATGACAGAACCCACCGCCTTCGACGTCGCGCTGTTCGGCGAAGCCATGCTGCTGCTGGTCGCCGACCGGCCGGGGCCGATCGAGAATGCGCAGGCCTTCCACAAGCGCACCGCCGGCGCCGAGACCAACGTGGCCATCGGCCTTTCGCGACTCGGCCTCAAGGTGGGCTGGGCCAGCCGTCTCGGCACCGACTCGATGGGCCGCGCGCTGCTCGCGACCATGCAGGCCGAAGGCATCGACTGCTCGCACGTGATCTGCGATCCGACGCAGCGCACCGGCTTCCAGTTCAAGGGCCGCGTCACCGACGGCAGCGACCCGCCGGTCGAATACCACCGCAAGGGCTCGGCCGCGAGCCACATGGGCCCGGCCGACATCGACGAGCCCTGGCTGCGCTCGGCGCGCCACCTGCATGCCACGGGCGTGTTCGCCGCCATCTCCGAGACCAGCCTGCAGGCCGCGCTGAAGTCGATGGAGATCATGCGCGCCGCCGGCCGCACCATCTCGTTCGACACCAACCTGCGCCCCACGCTGTGGTCCTCGACCGAGACCATGCGCCACTGGATCAACGAACTCGCCGCGCGCGCCGACTGGGTGCTGCCCGGCATCGAGGAAGGGCTGCTGCTCACGGGCCACGGCGAGCCCGAGGGCGTGGCGCGCTTCTACCGCGAGCGCGGCGCGAAGCTGGTGGTCGTGAAGCTCGGCGCCGACGGCGCCTACTACGACAGCGACGTGGCCGGCACCGGCCGCGTCGAGGGCTTTCCGGTCAAGGAAGTGATCGATACCGTGGGCGCGGGCGACGGATTCGCGGCCGGCGTGGTGAGCGCGCTGCTCGAAGGCCGCAGCGTGCCCGAGGCGGTGCGCCGCGGCGCATGGATCGGCGCGCGCGCCGTGCAGGTGCTCGGCGATACCGAAGGGCTGCCCACGCGCGCCGAACTCGAGGAAGCGGGGCTTTGA
- a CDS encoding D-glycerate dehydrogenase, whose translation MTSEKKNVLVFRALPEDQLARLSAAHHVTVADPRKEPAAFATALGSAHGLIGSSHPVDAALLDAAPRLQVISSVSVGVDNYPLAELHRRGIVLCHTPDVLTETVADTVFAILMATQRRVVELSNLVREGRWTKNIGEEFFGTDVHGKTLGILGFGRIGQAVARRAALGFGMPVLYHARRPVDLAAQAPELQGRATHVPLDELLARSDIVLAMLPLTEATRGMIDAGFFARMKPHAAFINGGRGATVDEAALLHALDHGTLRAAGLDVFAKEPLAADSPLRTHPRVTPLPHIGSATHETRHAMAELATTNLLQVLAGEKPTAPYDTAAA comes from the coding sequence ATGACCAGCGAAAAGAAGAACGTGCTGGTGTTCCGGGCGCTGCCCGAAGACCAGCTGGCGCGCCTCTCGGCCGCGCACCATGTGACCGTGGCCGATCCGCGCAAGGAGCCGGCAGCCTTCGCGACCGCGCTCGGCAGCGCGCATGGCCTGATCGGATCGAGCCACCCGGTCGATGCGGCGCTGCTCGATGCCGCGCCGCGGCTCCAGGTGATCTCGAGCGTCTCGGTCGGCGTGGACAACTATCCGCTCGCCGAACTGCACCGCCGCGGCATCGTGCTGTGCCACACGCCCGACGTGCTCACCGAGACCGTGGCCGACACCGTGTTCGCGATCCTCATGGCCACGCAGCGGCGCGTGGTCGAGCTGTCGAACCTGGTGCGCGAAGGCCGCTGGACGAAGAACATCGGCGAGGAATTCTTCGGCACCGACGTGCACGGCAAGACCCTCGGCATCCTCGGCTTCGGCCGCATCGGCCAGGCCGTGGCGCGGCGCGCCGCGCTCGGTTTCGGCATGCCGGTGCTCTATCACGCGCGCCGCCCGGTGGACCTGGCCGCGCAGGCGCCCGAGCTGCAGGGCCGCGCCACCCACGTGCCGCTCGACGAACTGCTCGCGCGCTCGGACATCGTGCTCGCGATGCTGCCGCTGACCGAGGCCACGCGCGGCATGATCGATGCCGGCTTCTTCGCGCGCATGAAGCCGCACGCGGCCTTCATCAACGGCGGCCGCGGCGCCACGGTCGACGAGGCCGCGCTGCTCCATGCGCTCGACCACGGCACGCTGCGCGCCGCCGGCCTCGACGTGTTCGCGAAGGAACCGCTCGCGGCCGATTCGCCGCTGCGCACCCATCCGCGCGTGACGCCGCTGCCGCACATCGGCTCGGCCACGCACGAGACGCGGCATGCGATGGCCGAGCTCGCGACGACCAACCTGCTGCAGGTGCTGGCCGGCGAGAAGCCGACGGCACCCTACGACACCGCGGCCGCATGA
- a CDS encoding LacI family DNA-binding transcriptional regulator encodes MKPTGRATIADVAKAAGVSKATVSRFLNHRERLLSHDIAARVEAAIAQLAYTPSPMAQALSHGRSRLIGLIVADITNPYSVAVLRGAEKACQDAGYLVMLFNLGNESEREREAIDALAGYQVDGFILNTLGRGSNVVDAVTLHGKPAVLVDRRHAGMHTDFVSLDNEDAMKNTCAHLLEGGYRELLYVTEPQKGVSSRRERTAAFGACVAAHEPRVAGEVFESVEGDNEALDEALRALRRRARRGRRAAVVAGNAVVTLRVAQAMARLGWQFGQELGFVGFDDTEWAPLIGPGLSTIAQPTDAIGRTAATCLIERLRGFEGPARQLLLPGELLVRGSSAAG; translated from the coding sequence ATGAAGCCCACCGGCCGCGCGACCATCGCCGACGTGGCCAAGGCCGCGGGCGTCTCCAAGGCCACCGTCTCGCGCTTCCTCAATCACCGCGAGCGCCTGCTGAGCCACGACATCGCGGCGCGCGTCGAAGCGGCGATCGCGCAGCTCGCCTACACGCCGAGCCCGATGGCGCAGGCGCTGAGCCACGGCCGCTCGCGCCTGATCGGGCTGATCGTGGCCGACATCACCAATCCCTATTCGGTGGCGGTGCTGCGCGGTGCCGAGAAGGCCTGCCAGGACGCGGGCTACCTGGTGATGCTGTTCAACCTCGGCAACGAGAGCGAGCGCGAGCGCGAGGCCATCGATGCGCTGGCGGGCTACCAGGTCGACGGCTTCATCCTCAACACCCTGGGCCGCGGCAGCAACGTGGTCGATGCGGTCACGCTGCACGGCAAGCCCGCGGTGCTGGTCGACCGGCGGCATGCGGGCATGCACACCGACTTCGTCTCGCTCGACAACGAGGACGCGATGAAGAACACCTGCGCCCATCTGCTGGAGGGCGGCTACCGCGAACTGCTCTACGTGACCGAGCCGCAGAAGGGCGTGAGCTCGCGGCGCGAGCGCACGGCCGCCTTCGGCGCCTGCGTGGCGGCGCACGAGCCGCGCGTGGCGGGCGAGGTCTTCGAGAGTGTCGAAGGCGACAACGAGGCGCTCGACGAAGCCCTGCGCGCACTGCGCCGCCGCGCCAGGCGCGGGCGCCGCGCCGCGGTGGTCGCGGGCAATGCGGTGGTCACGCTGCGCGTGGCGCAGGCGATGGCGCGGCTGGGCTGGCAGTTCGGGCAGGAGCTCGGCTTCGTCGGCTTCGACGACACCGAGTGGGCGCCGCTGATCGGGCCCGGCCTCTCGACCATCGCCCAGCCCACCGACGCCATCGGCCGCACGGCCGCCACCTGTCTGATCGAACGGCTGCGCGGCTTCGAAGGGCCGGCGCGCCAACTGCTGCTGCCGGGCGAACTGCTCGTGCGCGGCTCCTCGGCCGCTGGCTGA
- a CDS encoding NAD(P)-dependent oxidoreductase has product MNDDNKRYSIGMVGIGLMGHGIASNLVKHGHALTVLEHPGNQPLDALRAAGATSVASLADLARGAEVLILCVTGSPQVEAVVLGEGGLLSGMKPGTIVIDCSTAIPGSTERVAQAVERAGGRFLDAPMTRTPREAAEGRLNLLVGGDAALLETCRPILSCFAENIVHTGAVGTGHGMKLLHNYVSLGTVALIAEAAACAQRAGVEPAVFVDVLAKGGGGGVALERLRSFITQQDPSGLRFAMSNAQKDLGYYAEMAGGAGAAHAIADAVLGTYAGAVQQGGAQRFVPELVALLAERGEQG; this is encoded by the coding sequence ATGAACGACGACAACAAGAGGTATTCAATCGGCATGGTCGGCATCGGCCTCATGGGCCACGGCATCGCCAGCAACCTGGTCAAGCATGGCCATGCGCTCACCGTGCTCGAGCACCCGGGCAACCAGCCGCTCGACGCGCTGCGGGCCGCGGGCGCGACGAGCGTGGCGAGCCTGGCCGATCTCGCGCGCGGCGCCGAGGTGCTGATCCTCTGCGTCACGGGCTCGCCGCAGGTCGAGGCCGTGGTGCTCGGCGAAGGGGGCCTGCTCTCGGGCATGAAGCCGGGCACGATCGTGATCGACTGCTCCACCGCGATCCCCGGCTCCACCGAGCGCGTGGCGCAGGCGGTCGAGCGCGCGGGCGGCCGCTTTCTCGATGCGCCGATGACGCGCACTCCCAGGGAGGCCGCCGAAGGCCGCCTCAACCTGCTCGTGGGCGGCGACGCCGCGCTGCTCGAGACCTGCCGGCCGATCCTTTCCTGCTTCGCCGAGAACATCGTGCACACCGGCGCGGTGGGCACGGGCCACGGCATGAAGCTGCTGCACAACTACGTCTCGCTCGGCACCGTGGCGCTGATCGCCGAGGCCGCCGCCTGCGCGCAGCGCGCGGGGGTGGAGCCCGCCGTGTTCGTTGACGTGCTCGCCAAGGGCGGCGGCGGCGGCGTGGCGCTCGAGCGCCTGCGCTCCTTCATCACGCAGCAGGATCCCAGCGGCCTGCGCTTCGCGATGAGCAATGCGCAGAAGGACCTCGGCTACTACGCTGAGATGGCCGGCGGCGCCGGCGCGGCGCACGCGATCGCGGATGCGGTGCTCGGCACCTATGCCGGCGCGGTGCAGCAGGGCGGGGCGCAGCGCTTCGTGCCCGAACTCGTGGCGCTGCTCGCGGAGCGCGGCGAGCAGGGTTGA
- a CDS encoding mandelate racemase/muconate lactonizing enzyme family protein, which yields MNPDAAPSLPALPRAPLRIARLRAHVFRYPVKVPVRTSFGTMRDRPAVFIEATDDDGATGWGEVWCNFPGCGAEHRARLVHSVMAPLVEGRRFDEGPREAWEALTRGTAVLAIQSGEPGPMAQAIAGIDLALWDLAARRAGQPLWRHLGGRQARIPLYASGINPDGAEETALRMRAEGHRAFKLKVGFGAERDLANLQALRAALGEAAMLAVDANQAWTLAEALATMPRLAPFGLAWLEEPLRADRPWSEWQQLRAEAPLPLAGGENVAGIEAFDAAIAARVFSVLQPDAAKWGGISGCWPVVQRARAAGLRYCPHYLGGGIGLLASAHLLAAAGGDGLLEIDSNDNPLRSALSGATARVDEGRVTLDEAPGVGAPGDVLGLARSVAKAIDPR from the coding sequence ATGAACCCCGACGCCGCCCCTTCCCTGCCCGCGCTGCCGCGCGCGCCGCTGCGCATCGCGCGGCTGCGTGCGCATGTGTTCCGCTATCCGGTGAAGGTGCCGGTGCGCACCTCCTTCGGCACCATGCGCGACCGGCCCGCGGTCTTCATCGAGGCGACGGACGACGACGGCGCGACCGGCTGGGGCGAGGTCTGGTGCAACTTCCCGGGCTGCGGCGCCGAGCACCGCGCGAGGCTGGTGCACAGCGTGATGGCGCCGCTCGTCGAAGGCCGGCGCTTCGACGAAGGCCCGCGCGAGGCCTGGGAGGCGCTCACGCGCGGGACCGCGGTGCTCGCGATCCAATCCGGCGAGCCCGGTCCCATGGCGCAGGCGATCGCGGGCATCGACCTCGCGCTCTGGGACCTGGCCGCACGCCGCGCCGGCCAGCCGCTGTGGCGCCATCTGGGCGGCCGGCAGGCGCGCATTCCCCTCTATGCGAGCGGCATCAACCCCGACGGCGCGGAAGAAACCGCGCTGCGCATGCGCGCCGAAGGCCACCGCGCCTTCAAGCTCAAGGTGGGCTTCGGCGCCGAGCGCGACCTGGCGAACCTGCAGGCGCTGCGCGCCGCACTGGGCGAGGCCGCCATGCTCGCGGTCGATGCCAACCAGGCCTGGACCCTGGCGGAGGCGCTCGCGACGATGCCGCGGCTCGCGCCCTTCGGCCTCGCCTGGCTCGAGGAGCCGCTGCGCGCCGACCGCCCCTGGTCCGAATGGCAGCAGCTGCGCGCCGAAGCGCCGCTGCCGCTCGCAGGCGGCGAGAACGTCGCGGGCATCGAGGCCTTCGACGCCGCGATCGCGGCCCGCGTGTTCTCCGTGCTGCAACCCGATGCCGCCAAGTGGGGCGGCATCTCGGGCTGCTGGCCCGTGGTGCAGCGCGCCCGCGCCGCCGGCCTGCGCTACTGCCCGCACTACCTCGGCGGCGGCATCGGCCTGCTCGCCTCCGCGCACCTGCTCGCGGCCGCGGGCGGCGACGGGCTGCTGGAGATCGATTCGAACGACAACCCGCTGCGCAGCGCATTGAGCGGCGCGACCGCGCGCGTCGACGAGGGCCGGGTCACGCTCGACGAGGCGCCGGGTGTCGGCGCGCCGGGCGATGTGCTCGGCCTCGCGCGCTCGGTGGCGAAGGCGATCGACCCGCGCTAG